In the genome of Plectropomus leopardus isolate mb chromosome 19, YSFRI_Pleo_2.0, whole genome shotgun sequence, the window TTTCCAACATGATTCAACATTAAGATGCTTTGCTCAAATTggaaaaaggcaagaaaaaaaagcactgtcaTAGATTCACTATCATTATTAGTTATGTATGCCAAGAATGAAGCTTCCCAACAAGTTTGAACTCTTGCAAAAGCTGGAAAACTGCAAACAAGTATTTTGCAGTATTTCTACCAGAGAATAAAGTCTGTTgtaaaaatcattcaaataCCAGCGAGCGCACAGAACAGATTAAGTGACAAATGTAGTTTTccagttttatatatatatatatatatatatatatatatatatatatatatatatatatatatatatatatatatatatagatatatgtatatgtgtgcatgtattttcCCCTttcaaggtccagtgtgcaggatttaaagTGAATTTAATATAATCAGCGtgctttctttagtgtataattacctgaaaataaaaattttagcTGAGATAGCTGCAGGTGAGATGATGAGGAGcagattaaatataaattgaGAGATAACTGTGTTTATAGGATGTTTGCTTATTTCACtgattgtgttattatttttgcactttacacAGAGTTCtacaaaatgtcaatcaaaggTGCACTcataaagttaattttaaataacttaCAAGTGATTAAATcgtcattattgttatttaaaattgATCTCCCCATTAGTGATGCTTTAATTTGATCTTGTGGGGTATTTTGTTGAGTCAGTTTGAAACCGAGCACTCTGAATGAATCATTGTTCCTCCTGATGTTTAATATTAATGGTGATTCAGATTGCTCTGATGGAGAACCTCTCCGATGTGATGCAGTCCGTCAAACTCTTTCTTTACCGTGTTTCTCTCTGACAGGTCTGATGAGTTGTGGAGGGGTACACGTACGAGTATGCAAACAGGTGTTTATTAAGAGCATTTCTGAAACCATTAATGGTGAACTGTGGGTGTTAAAATTTGGCTCGTGCATCTGCAGAATCAGGCGTGCACACACAGCtttttaaatctgagaaaaaaaaaatgcatctgcatgtttctgcattttacaaacacacagttttagttgtaagttttatgcatctgacccttggtctgtttgttatggagaggaggagacctgtatgaataattcagctcctAGTAAGAAACCTCCTGAACGCTGAAGAAATTGTAACCAtgagaagtttcagtttgtggtaatctgcaatcctcacagcGAGacaccactaaatccccctaaatctcacacactggatctttaaaatGAGTGAAGGTGTCAGGATCCGAGGGGTGATTGATGTTGGCTTTAAGCCAATTTCCCTGTTAAGAAATAGACATAACATTAGCCAGACCTTTAATCTTTCCTCACTTCCATGCTGCACGCaactcccacacacacgcaaacgCCCACACCCGACTGTCAGTTAGAATCTGGACCCTGTAGCAGCAGCAggtcatatgtgtgtgtgcgccagaCCAGAGGGGGTTTTCATTACTGCAGAGCTTGTGATTGTGGAGGGGGCGGACTGATGTATATGAGGTCTTAGCACTGATACCTAGGGGGGACTTTTTACCACGGTGGTGGGTGTTTACCTTAGTCatagtaaacacagaaatattggTTCATGATGATGCTCAGCTTTCACATAAACCTCAAATATCTCTTTGTGCGAAACAACGTCAGTGTTTAACATGAAGTCTATGAACTGCCTCACAATCAGAGCAGACAATGAAAACCGGCAGCTTATGTAAAGAGAGGCAGGATGATGAGTTTTAAGCGTTGGGCAGTCTTTCCTGACACATCTCCAGGGGCCGCTTGAACGCTCCCCTCCCAAAAACTTCCACGTTGGTTGCGAGCCAGGAGATGACGTTCCCGGGGATGTAGGAGCTGCAGTTCGCCATCGACTGGATCTCCACCGGCTTCAAGACGCGGTCCCAAATATTCACCTGACTCAGCTCGCCCACGAAGGCCTGACCAGCGTCAAAGCGCCCACCCACCACGTCCTGTAAGGGCCATAAACAGCAGGATGGGCATTTAGGAAGCACCAGAGGTGATGGTGTTTGTGAGGTGGAGGAAGATGTCTTTGGGACTGAGGCTGAAACAGTCATTAAATTTTAATCAGTCTGTTATCCCTCCCTCTGTTCGACACTGCAAAGGTTGAAGCAACGTGTGGAAATGTCTGTTAACGTCTGAGATGTTACTGGTTTTATCTTCAGTAAAGAGCTGAAGTCTAAATAGGACAATGCAACACACAAAGGTTCACAATACCTCACTCTGTGTTCGGACTCGCATACTAACAAACGTCCTACGACCAGGGGCGTGTCTAGGAAGTGGCCTTGGGTATTACAGGCCACCCCTtaaatctgattggccaccccAGGTGCCACTCTGTTGTCTAAAACCACGATATGCTGTTTGCCCAGCTGGAGGGGGGATTTAAGGCTTATTTTGCCTGCACTTTATACTGTGACTATTTTTGAATGTGCATTATTTTCTATTGTATTTAGTCCTTGGAGGTATCCTACAATGTCTTTCTTAGGTCTCAAAGAATTAAGTAAGGATctttaaattacatttgcaCGGTGCATCCATTGCATTGTGATTTGCAGGTCTACTTATATTAAATCACAAatgccagagtctttgcacacagcacaaaacctgccattatataatttttagtgGGTGTTACCTTTGCCAATAGTGGGATTTGTGGTTAAGAATGTTTAGTACATCTGGAATTGacctttcatatttttttgaaaatgttgctgcatggGGTCCATTGTGCCTCCccctaaaatataaaatatcatctgTCTGTTCTGAGTTTTACTGAAATACACAGAGCTTGTGTTCGCTGGCAGAGAGCCACTGAGAGAAATTCAGAAGAGGTACTTGTACACACAGGTATGTGTCAACGTCTCTTCTTCTCGTCCTTGGCAGATGTACTTTAACAAACGTGGTTTTGTCTGGGGTTTCACAACCTGATGTCTGAATTCCAGCACTCCACTTATGATAACACCAGTGGCTGAAAGCAAAATTCCACGATTGCTTCTTTGCTGTGACACAGCAGTTAAACACTTAAACCACACGCTGAGGAGAAAAAGATCAAGGTCTAAGGCAGTGCAGGTCTAATGTAATGCAAGAAGACAAAATCACCTTCTACCATAgatatttaactaaaaaatgtGATACTCGCTGTGGCACTAATACAGTCAAAGAGTCAAAGAGTCAAAGTGTCTGCAACATTTCATGACAATCGACCCCATTACTGTTGAGATATTTAAGTCTGAACCAAAGTGGTGAACACGCCAACATCCCTGTTTCTATGTTTctagcagtggtggaatgtaattaagtacagtACATTAGTACAACTTTGAAGTGAATATAGTACATATATAAGTACGTATagtgtatttctgttttatgcCACTTTATTCTTCTCAAGTACATCTCAGAGGCAAAtgatgtactttttactccactacatttatttaacagcttTACTTACTTGTTACTTTCcaaatttagctttttgtttttagttttgggtTTGAATGCCAGCTTTTGTTGGtagaaaaacatctaaaaatactTGGCTTTGTTTACAGAAAACTACTGTTAAATGTCttaatgtcttgttaaaaatatcTGGTTTTGTCGCCAGAAAAAATATCTTCTAAATGTTCCTACATCACCtgaaaaataacttgtttttgtttgttttttgttttttgtttttttttttacagaaaactgcTGCTAAATGTCCCAACATCTTgttaaaaaagtctgttttgtCACCAGAAAAACATCAGCTAAATGTCCTGATGTCTCATAATAAAATAACTGGTTTTGACAGAAAATCATCTGGTAAATGTTCCTGGTGTTTATTAAAATTACCTGGCTTTATCACCAGAAAAAATATCTGCTAAATGTCGAGATGTCTccttaaaaatattcagttttgtcAACTACTTTTACCTTTCATACTTAAGTTCATATTGCTGATTATACTTACATACTGAAACGTATGTAAGAAGGACTTtcacttgtaacagagtattttcacagtgtggtattagtatttttactcaagtaaaggatctgagttCATCCTCTTCTGTTTCCTAGAGCCGGCACTATGgctaaaaatacactttatcaTTCGGTTACtcaactaaaaaacacattaaatgaacttttctgcttttcatACTTGGTTGTAGCTGATTTGATTTCAACAGACTGACTCATCTCATTGTGACAGTTTTTAATAAAGCACAGGTTGGTCCAGTGGGAGACCTCGATGATGGCTTCACCACACCGTTCTGTTAATTGTGTTGTCATGATAACCTGTCACCATCTCATTACTGCCgtaggtgtgtctgtgtgcagtctGCGGAGGTGCTCCATAAATATCACACAGCTTATTATCAGAACCACTTGACATTGCACTTGGATGTGTTTGATAATGTGATGGTGCACTTTGTTCATGTTCTGAAAAGATGTCTCCACTACTGTCTGCTGTCTCTGATTGTGCTGATCACTGCTCCAAAGCTCACCTGCTCCTGCCCCAGGATGATGACTCCCCCAGGTTTGATGGGGTGCCAAGCTGCCAGGTTGTCTCCGGTTCCCAGCTTCTCTCCGTCTTGGTAAGCGTCCCATTGGCCGTCCCGTGTGGTCCAGGAGATGCAGATGTGGTGCCATCTTCCATCACGGACCTCCAGAGGCAGCTGGGCCACCTGGGggttaaaatacaataaagacCACTGACATAAAAGTACAGGATGGCTGCTGATTGAAAATATGACACAGTTTAAGATGTTGAAGTCAAAGTTTCCCCCCACAGACATGTTTGAaagtattatattttgtttaacgTGATTTTGCCACGTGTGTTTTTGTCCAgttccagttttattttgaaatgtactCTCCTTGTGTTCAGTGTTACTTTTACTAATTAAGTGATGATGACCTCATGTATATCACCTGTGTGTAGTTAGTAATCAACTCTTTTGTATTTAAACTATTCAGTTGCCAGATTGCAGCCACAGTGTGCTGATGctctcttttcttgtgtttgattCTTTGGTTTTTGTCTCTGCTTGGATTACAGACTTTATTTCttgtgtgattattttttctgttttcactgactGCCCTCACCTGTATGACCCCTGATCGCTAAAGTAGAGATTTGGTTCTAACTGTTCTTGGCGTTTACAGCTTTGTACTAAATCATTACAGACGGGGACGTGTCCCCTGAGTCCCCCCCTCAAATATACAGCTGTGGTTGTGCAACATACAATATCTGCTATGATGTTTTCAACATTAGTTTACATCCACAACCTGCACACTCTACTTTCATCTAAACTGTCACCATGCTAATGAtaactctgctctctctgccgACAGTCTGCACCAAAGATTTAAGTTTCCTTTTATGGTTTTGTGCCAAAGTCTGTTACCCCGtcgacatgcattttatttgctgtATGAAGACCTTTAACaccttgaaacctggactgacatcagttttattgtgctgtgttgagatgcctttcaaaagctaTCTAACCCctgaaacagaagaaaattgatttgacttcttttgaaaacatgaggaaaaatgtgCTGAGctacttgataagaaatgtcctgcaaattgcaagaaatttgtcaaagttgacaggaaaatgacctgaaaattaatttcaaaaaggaggaaaattttaaaattctacagaaaatgtccagaagCCTATCTGTATATtggtaaaaacatattttataattatgttgtggggaaaaaaaggtacgcatatgtatttaaaaaaacttaaaggaTTTGGGGGgtcactttcttgttttttacttttcttttctttttttgcttattttcaggtatttttcgtgttactttttaatttatttcttttttttttttactaatttccttcTTATTATCTTATCTAGCTCGCCAGATGCATGGgtaaatgtcagatttttgggGAGTGCACAGACATCACTCCTTCACcagaggaatgtgaaaacacttCTCTGGTGACAAACTTTGCACCAATACAAATCAGTATACTCAAGGTCATAAACATTTCAGAGGACATAAACACAAGACATTTGTGAGCGGAGGGGGACTTTAACGTTCTATCATCTAAAAGTTGTTGCCTTGTCATTGATGAGCAGCTCGATGGGGTTATTGCCCCACTCGATCAGCACGATCTCATTGGCTTGTCCCGGCACGCCGTAAGAGAAAGGCGTCCCAATGCCAGGACTGGCGCTGGACTTGATCCACATGCAGAGTGTAAAGGCATACATCTCTGGCAGGCTCTTGGTGATGCGACCGTACAGGTAGTTGGTCCTCTGGGGGAGGGACAACTTGAATTGCTCTGGGGACTTGaagtctcctcctcctgtagAGATGCAGAGAAGGGGACAGAAgagagggacagggacagaTAATTCAGACTGTTAATCACTGCGTTAGGATGAAAGTGAGGAAACGGTCACCTCATTTATGTTTCATACACAGACGGTGGTGATATCAAACCTCAACAAAGGTCCCTTTTATGTAAAACATGTCCATGTCGGTCCCACCATCTCTGACTCATCAGACCCTCTCAGAGTGCCTCCTCTCCATATTaactcatactgtctgtgcacCAGTTTCCTGCTCCCTCATCCTCTCCCCACCCTCCGTGATCTTCTCTCATCCTACCTTTTTCTGCACAGTTGTAAAGTTACAACTCTTTACTACCTTTCTCCAGCTCACTGATCCTCTCCACCAGGGCGTTGAGTGTGCTCTCTGTCTTCAGCCTGTAGGCAGCTGTGGCGTTGGACAGCAtgctcttctcct includes:
- the nptx2b gene encoding neuronal pentraxin-2b, yielding MFPLLCGLLCLCALVCGQPARGQAADDGKRYICRAIPLSGDASCPVTLLPELNAGSQEEELRNTVMQLRETILQQKETISKQIGTINELTTKLSLCASATDEGKYEKGASWGKEKQNTMGDVPRDPNDTIDSLGKTMQGLKDRLENLEQQQLRANISGAAFPSELRDLLQRRLGELEKQLLKKVNNLEEEKSMLSNATAAYRLKTESTLNALVERISELEKGGGDFKSPEQFKLSLPQRTNYLYGRITKSLPEMYAFTLCMWIKSSASPGIGTPFSYGVPGQANEIVLIEWGNNPIELLINDKVAQLPLEVRDGRWHHICISWTTRDGQWDAYQDGEKLGTGDNLAAWHPIKPGGVIILGQEQDVVGGRFDAGQAFVGELSQVNIWDRVLKPVEIQSMANCSSYIPGNVISWLATNVEVFGRGAFKRPLEMCQERLPNA